GCATGGGCGCTGAACGCCGGGTATCTTGTTACCACTGTGCTGGATACTTTGCAAAATGGCGAGACGAGCCTTGCCATTCTGGACATGTCTGCGGCCTGCCACACCCCGGATGTGATCGAGATGCCCTACCGCCCGCCGCTGCTGGATGCCGGAGACCCCGGCGAAAAGCCGTACCTCATCCGCCTTGGCGGCCCCACCTGCCTTGCCGGGGATGTGGTGGGCGACTACAGCTTTGCCTCCCCGCTCACCGAGGGGCAAAGGCTCATTTTCGGCGATATGGCCATCTACACCACCTGCAAGAACAACACCTTCAACGGGATGCCGCTGCCGCCCATCTGGGCAATGGACGAAAGCGGCACCTGCCGGGAGCTGGTGAAGTTCGGCTACAGCGATTTCAAGATGCGGCTGGGACGTGCAGCGGATTAAAGTATGACCCTTACGGCAAATCTGTATTCATTCAAAAGACAGCCTGTATCAAAACCGCCCAAAATGCACGCTGTTCAAGTACAGTTTCTTTTTATCATCTGACGAAAATAAAAAAAAATTCATATTCAGCCTAGACAAGTTCCTTTTCATGTGCTAAAACAATGCTAAGAAACCCGCAACGATGCAGGATCTGAGGATCACTGCGCCGTTGCGGGTTTTTCTTGTTTTATCTGGGAAAGTGTCAAGAAATAATAGAGGAGGCAATTCTTATGAAAGCATTCATTTCGCGTCGTGATTTCCTGAAAGCGGCAGGCATCACCGCCGCAGCAGCAGCTTTGGCAGGCTGCTCTTCTTCTGGCGGTTCCGCAAGCGGCTCTTCTGCAGGCGGCAAGACCATTAAGATCGGCGTGTTTGAACCGGCTTCCGGTGATAACGGCGCAGGCGGCAAGCAGGAAGTGCTGGGTGTCGAGTATGCCAACAGCCTTGCTCCCACCGTGGAGATCGGCGGTGAGACCTATAACGTGGAGCTGGTGGAAGTGGATAACCAGTCCAGCACCGATAAGGCCGTGACCGCTGCACAGGAGCTGGTCTCCAAGAAAGTCTCTATCGTGCTGGGCAGCTACGGCTCCGGTGTTTCCATTGCAGCCGCTCCCACCTTCCAGTCCGCTTCCATCCCGGCCATCGGCTGCTCCTGCACCAACCCCGCCGTGACCGAGGCCAACCCCTACTACTTCCGTGTCTGCTTCCTTGACCCGTTTCAGGGCTCGGTCATGGCAAACTTTGCAAAGGATGAGTTCAGTGCTGCCAACGCCTACGTGCTGAGCATGCTGGGCGAGGACTACGGCTCCGGTCTGGCCACCTACTTCGTCAACGCTTTTGAGGATCTGGGCGGCACTGTTACCAGCGAGCAGTTCCCCGAGGGCACCTCGGACTTCTCCGCCTACATCCAGAACGCCATCAACGCCGGTGCAGATGTGATCTTTGCTCCCTGCGCTACCACCTACGCAGCCCAGATCATCACACAGGCTGCTTCTACAGGCTTCGATAAGCCCATTACCGCAGGCGACACATGGGAGTCCAGCGTTATTCTGGATGCCCAGAAGGGCACCAGCGTGCAGGTGTATTGCTCCACCTTCTTTGATGAGAACGATGATTCCGGCGCAGCCAAGGAGTTCGTGACCGGCTTTAAGGAGTGGCTGAACGCCGACAGCCAGAAGCTGACCAACAACGGCGGCAATGACATCGTGGCAGCTGTTTCTGCACTGGGCTACGACGGCTACATGGTGGCTCTGGAAGCCATCAAGGCAGCAGGCAGCACCGACGGCACCGCCATCCGCGATGCCCTGTACGGCGTAAACTACGACGGCGTGACCGGCAACATCACCTTTGACCAGACCACCGGTGATGCCAACAAGGATATGGCTTACATCAAGAAAGCTGCCGACGGCGCATTTGAGTTCGTCAAGACTCAGAGCGTGGAAGGCTGATTTGAACCTGTAAACTCCTTCAGTCAACGCCTGACGGCGTTGCCAGCTCCCTCATTGATGGAGCCTTTTTATAGCTTTCCGGCAAGTTTGGCCCTCTGGGAGGGGGCTGTCACCGGAGGTGACTGAAGGAGTTTATTTTATTAAAAGTTGTAAGAAATGGAGGGTCCCACTTATGGCTGCAAAGTTTCTGCCCTATTTGCTGGCAGGTATCTCGGTGGGCGGCCAGTATGCATTGATCGCCATTGGCTACACGATGGTGTACGGCATCCTGCGCCTGATCAACTTTGCCCACGGCGATATCTTTACCGTAGCCGGTTTTCTGATGGTGTACGCTACTGCTTCCTTCCGCTGACCATTTCCATCCCGCTGGTGGTGGTGGCAACGGTACTGCTGGGCATCGCAGTGGAAAAGATTGCCTACAAGCCCCTGCGCACTGCGCCGCGCATGTCGGTAATGATCTCCGCGATCGGTATGTCCTACCTTTTGCAGAACTCGATGTGGTATGTCACCGGCGGTCTGGCCAAGCAGTACCCTGCCCTGCCGTGGATCAGCGACACCGTCACGGTGCTGGGCTGCCAGACCAAGCGGGTGACGGTGGTAACGCCGTTCCTCGTCATTGTGCTGGTGGCAGCACTTGTTACCCTGATCCAGAGGACCAAGATCGGCATGGCCATGCGCGCCGCTTCCCGCGATTTTGAGACCGCTCAGCTGATGGGCATCAAGATCAACAATGTCATCTCCTTTACCTTTGCGGTGGGCAGCTTTCTTGCGGCCATCGGCTCCATGATGTATTTTTCCAACTACACGGCAGTCACCCCCACTGTGGGTGCGATGCCCGGCCTGAAAGCTTTTGTGGCTGCGGTGTTCGGCGGCATCGGCTCCATTCCCGGTGCGGTGATCGGCGGCTTCATCATCGGCATCTGCGAGAGCCTTATTAAAGGTGCAGGCGCTACCACCTTCAGTGATGCGTTCACCTTTGCACTGCTGATCGTGGTTCTGGCCGTCAAGCCTACCGGCCTGTTCAGTGAAAACCTGACCGAGAAAGTGTGATGACCATGAAACAAGAGAAAAAACGCATCTATCTCCGGGCCGCACTGGCGCTGGCCGCTCTGCTGGTGGTGCTGCTGGCACTGGATAACCTTAGCTTTGTGCCCTCCATGCTGCTCACCGTGCTGCGCAAGGGTGCCATCTATGCACTGGTGGCTGTCTCCATGAACCTGCTGAACGGCTTTACCGGCCTGTTCAGTCTGGGTCAGGCAGGCTTTATGCTGCTGGGTGCCTACACCTACGCCATCCTCACCATTCCCGCCGCTTCGCAGAAGTCCATCTATCAGCGCTATGCAAACGGCGGCATCGGCTTCTCCATCCCGGAGCTGCTCTCCAAACCTCTGGGCGGCTTCGGCCTGCTGCTGGGCGTTGTCTTCTGCCTGATCCTGGCCGGTTTTATCGCAGCGCTGTTCGCCTTTCTCATCGGCCTGCCGGTGCTGAAGCTGAAGAGTGACTACCTTGCCATTGCCACACTGGGCTTTGCAGAGATCATCCGTGCCGCCGTGGTTTACGAAGGCTTTGGCCCGCTGACCAACGGTTCCAACCTTCTGTACGGTTTCACCAGCTTTGCCAGCTTCAACCTTTCGCTGGGCGGCACGACCCTGCATCTGGAAACGGTGATGCCCTTCCTCTTTTCCGGTGTGTGTATCGCCATCATCCTGCTGCTCATCAACTCCACCTATGGCCGTGCCTTCAAGGCCATCCGTGACGATGAGATCGCTGCCGAAGCCATGGGCATCAACCTTGCCAGCCACAAGCGCATTAGCTTTATCATCAGCAGCTTCTTTGCCGGTATCTCCGGCGCAATGCTTGCCATGTATCAGGCCAGCGTGCAGGCCACCACCTTCAAATCCAGCATGACCTACGAGATCCTGCTGATCGTGGTCATTGGCGGCATCGGCTCGGTGTCCGGCTCCATCATCGCGTCCTTCCTGTTCATCGCCAGCTCCGAATGGCTGCTGCGCTTCCTCGACAATGAGACCTGGATCGGCGGCTTCCGTGTGCCGCTGCTGCGTTCCGGCTTCCGCATGGTGGTGTTCAGCATCATCATTATGGCGGTGGTGCTGTTCTTCCGCAAGGGTATCATGGGCGACCGTGAATTGTTCCAGAAAAAGCCCGCATCCACTGCAAAAGCTGCCAAAAAGGAGGCGCGTTCCAAATGAGTGAAAACGTATTGACCATTGAAAACGCCACGATGCAGTTTGGCGGCGTGGTGGCTGTGGACAATCTGAACCTGAAGGTGGATAAAGATCAGATCGTCTCCCTCATCGGCCCCAACGGTGCCGGCAAGACCACCGCGTTCAACGTTGTCACCGGCGTGTATGCGCCCACCAACGGCGCGGTGTGGTTCGAGGGACGCAAGATCATTGAGAACACGCCCCACGGCAAGATGAAAAAGCTCTATAAGGGCCAGAACGCGAGCAAGTATTCCCACATGATCGCCCCCACGCCCGATAAGATCACCCAGATGGGTATTGCCCGCACCTTCCAGAATATCCGTCTATGGAAGAGCCAGACCGTGTTTGAGAACGTGCTCATCGCCAAGCACTGCCGCCGCTCGGCCAACCTGCTGAGCGCTACCTTCCGGCTGAATGCAGACGAGGAAAAGCGCCAGCGCGAGGAGTGCGAAAACCTGCTGCATGTGCTGGGACTTGAGGATGTGCGCAATGAACTGGCTACTGGCCTGCCCTACGGCCTGCAGCGCCGGGTGGAGATCGCGCGCGCGCTTGCCACCGAGCCGAAGCTGCTGCTGCTGGATGAGCCTGCTGCCGGTATGAACCCGCAGGAGACCGAAGAACTGACCGCCTTTATTGACCGCATCCGCACCGATTTCAGACTGACTGTGTTCATGATCGAGCACCACATGGATCTGGTGATGGATATTTCCGACCGGGTCTATGTGCTGGACTTTGGCCGCTTGATCGCCGAGGGTACGCCCGCCGAGGTGCAGAACGACCCGCGGGTGATCGACGCTTATCTGGGGGTGGACGAAGATGCTTGAGATCAAGGATTTACATGTTTCCTATGGCGGCATTCAGGCCTTGCGCGGTGTGTCGCTGAACGTGCCGGACGGCAAGATCGTTACCCTGATCGGTGCCAACGGCGCAGGCAAGTCCACCCTGATGCGCACCATTTCCGGCCTTGTAAAGGCACAGAGCGGCTCCATTTTGTGGAACGGGCAGGAACTGCTGGGCAAGCCCATCGACCAGATCGTGGCCAGCGGCATTGCCATGTCGCCGGAGGGCCGCCGGGTGTTTGCCGACCTGACTGTGCTGGAAAATCTGAAGATCGGCGCATACCTGCGCAAGGATAAGGCCGAAACCGAAAAAGACCTTGAGTGGGTGTACAGTCTGTTCCCCCGCCTGAAGGAGCGCAGCTGGCAGAGCGCCGGCACCCTTTCCGGCGGCGAGCAGCAGATGCTGGCCGTGGGCCGCGCCCTGATGAGCAAGCCGAAGCTGCTCATGCTGGACGAGCCAAGCCTTGGCCTTGCGCCCATCGTGGTGCGGGAGATTTTTGATATCATCCGCACCGTGAACCAGCAGGGCATCACCGTGCTGCTGAACGAGCAGAACGCCAACATGGCCCTGAAGGTGGCCGATTACGCCTATGTGCTGGAGACCGGCACCCTGACCCTTTCCGGCACGGGTGCTGAACTGCTGACCAATGAACAGGTCAAGGCCGCATACCTCGGCAAAAAGCGCGTTGACCGCACCTGAAACTTTATAAGAACCGCTAACGGCAGAGAGGGGCTGCTGCAAAACAGCTCCATGAAAAAATAACGCAAAAAAATGTCTCCGTATGGCAGGCGGAACAGGCTCATCACACTACCAACAAAGAAAAACAGGGCGTTCCCGACGGGGAACGCCCTGTTGTACATATCGCTTGTCTGTGGTCTTTTGCAGGGTGCGTCCGCAGGGCGCACCCTGTTTTTTTACTATGCTTCATCGTTTTCCACACGAAGCATCCGGTATCCGACACCAACATGGGTTTGGATCAGATGCGGCGCATCCGGGTATCGTTCCAATTTTTTGCGCAGGGATGCCATATAAACACGCAAGGAAGCAATGTCATTTTCCTGCGTGCTTCCCCATATTTGCTGTGTGATGGATGTATGCGTCAGCACCTTGCCCACATTATGCGCCAGCACACACAGCAGTTTGTACTCGATGGGGGTCAGATGCAATTCATTCTCACCCAGCCAGACGCACCCGGCCGAGAAGTCGATCTTCAAAGGACCATTGACAAAAACCGGACTGTTTATGCCGTCAGAAGCCAGCAGATTCAATCGGCGCTGCGTTACACGCAGTCTTGCCAGCAGCTCGTCCACGGAAAACGGCTTTGTCAGATAATCGTCAGCGCCGTTGTCCAGTGCCTCGATCTTATCAGAATCCTCGCTCCGGGCACTCAGGACAATGATGGGCAGGTTCGACCATGTGCGGACGCTGCGGATGACCTCGATGCCGTCTATATCGGGCAGCCCAAGATCCAGCAGCATGATGTCCGGATTGTGGCTGGTAGTCATCATGATCGCCGTTTCCCCATTGGAAGCAGTCAGATATTTATAGCCGTGGGTCTTCAGGGTCGTTGTGATCAGACACCGTACAGGAACATCATCCTCTACGACCAGAATGGACGGCTTATTCATGAATGTTCACCTCGCTTTGCGGCAATGCAAAGGAAAAGACACTGCCATTGGGAATGTTGTCACGCAGGGTCAATGTTCCGCCGTGAGCCGTCAAGATTGCACGGCAGAGGGGCAAGCCCAAGCCAAGGCTGCGGTGGCTGTCTGCGATGCGGCTCTGCCCGGTATAAAACATCTCGAACACCTGTGCTTTTGCGCGATCCGGAATACCGGGGCCGTTATCTGCCACTTCCACTACGACCTGATGGTCTTTCCGGTAAGCCGAAATCTGAATGACCGAGCCCACGGGGGTGTATTTGATGGCGTTATCCACCAGATTGACAACGACCTGCATGATCAGCCGTGCATCCACATTGACCAAGAGGATCTCGTCCCCATACTGTGTTGTGATGGTGTGTTCGCAGCTTTTCCGGTTGACATGATGCAGCGCTTCTTCGATCATTTCGTCCATCAGCTGCGGTGAGATCTGCAGATTCATCCGTCCATCTTCAATGCGGGTGATGGAAAGCAGATTTTCCACCAGACCGATCAGCCATTGTGCATCGTCAAAAATATCGGTGCAGATCTTGTTCCGGGTCTCTGTATCCAGCGTTTCTCCGTTGGAAAGCAGATTGCTGGCATTGCCGGAAATGGA
Above is a genomic segment from Faecalibacterium taiwanense containing:
- a CDS encoding ABC transporter substrate-binding protein; the protein is MKAFISRRDFLKAAGITAAAAALAGCSSSGGSASGSSAGGKTIKIGVFEPASGDNGAGGKQEVLGVEYANSLAPTVEIGGETYNVELVEVDNQSSTDKAVTAAQELVSKKVSIVLGSYGSGVSIAAAPTFQSASIPAIGCSCTNPAVTEANPYYFRVCFLDPFQGSVMANFAKDEFSAANAYVLSMLGEDYGSGLATYFVNAFEDLGGTVTSEQFPEGTSDFSAYIQNAINAGADVIFAPCATTYAAQIITQAASTGFDKPITAGDTWESSVILDAQKGTSVQVYCSTFFDENDDSGAAKEFVTGFKEWLNADSQKLTNNGGNDIVAAVSALGYDGYMVALEAIKAAGSTDGTAIRDALYGVNYDGVTGNITFDQTTGDANKDMAYIKKAADGAFEFVKTQSVEG
- a CDS encoding branched-chain amino acid ABC transporter permease, which translates into the protein MTMKQEKKRIYLRAALALAALLVVLLALDNLSFVPSMLLTVLRKGAIYALVAVSMNLLNGFTGLFSLGQAGFMLLGAYTYAILTIPAASQKSIYQRYANGGIGFSIPELLSKPLGGFGLLLGVVFCLILAGFIAALFAFLIGLPVLKLKSDYLAIATLGFAEIIRAAVVYEGFGPLTNGSNLLYGFTSFASFNLSLGGTTLHLETVMPFLFSGVCIAIILLLINSTYGRAFKAIRDDEIAAEAMGINLASHKRISFIISSFFAGISGAMLAMYQASVQATTFKSSMTYEILLIVVIGGIGSVSGSIIASFLFIASSEWLLRFLDNETWIGGFRVPLLRSGFRMVVFSIIIMAVVLFFRKGIMGDRELFQKKPASTAKAAKKEARSK
- a CDS encoding ABC transporter ATP-binding protein, with translation MSENVLTIENATMQFGGVVAVDNLNLKVDKDQIVSLIGPNGAGKTTAFNVVTGVYAPTNGAVWFEGRKIIENTPHGKMKKLYKGQNASKYSHMIAPTPDKITQMGIARTFQNIRLWKSQTVFENVLIAKHCRRSANLLSATFRLNADEEKRQREECENLLHVLGLEDVRNELATGLPYGLQRRVEIARALATEPKLLLLDEPAAGMNPQETEELTAFIDRIRTDFRLTVFMIEHHMDLVMDISDRVYVLDFGRLIAEGTPAEVQNDPRVIDAYLGVDEDA
- a CDS encoding ABC transporter ATP-binding protein: MLEIKDLHVSYGGIQALRGVSLNVPDGKIVTLIGANGAGKSTLMRTISGLVKAQSGSILWNGQELLGKPIDQIVASGIAMSPEGRRVFADLTVLENLKIGAYLRKDKAETEKDLEWVYSLFPRLKERSWQSAGTLSGGEQQMLAVGRALMSKPKLLMLDEPSLGLAPIVVREIFDIIRTVNQQGITVLLNEQNANMALKVADYAYVLETGTLTLSGTGAELLTNEQVKAAYLGKKRVDRT
- a CDS encoding response regulator; its protein translation is MNKPSILVVEDDVPVRCLITTTLKTHGYKYLTASNGETAIMMTTSHNPDIMLLDLGLPDIDGIEVIRSVRTWSNLPIIVLSARSEDSDKIEALDNGADDYLTKPFSVDELLARLRVTQRRLNLLASDGINSPVFVNGPLKIDFSAGCVWLGENELHLTPIEYKLLCVLAHNVGKVLTHTSITQQIWGSTQENDIASLRVYMASLRKKLERYPDAPHLIQTHVGVGYRMLRVENDEA